GGAGTTCGCGGCGAGGTCGCCGACCGCCCGTACCCCGTCCCATTTGAACTCGTACAGCCAACCGGGGACTGTGGGCAGCTCCCCGGTGGTCGCGAGCATCGGCTTGACCGGCGTGCCGGGCACGTTCCCCACTCTAGGTCCGCCCGGAAACCCTCGCGTCCGGTTCGATCCGATGCGATCCTGGATCTCAACTGGTCGTCCATACCGGTCTTGGCGGAGGTACCGGCTGCTCAGGGGGGTTCATTCACTCGGCTGGGTGAATATCCGCCCGGCTGGGGGAAGGTACGGATCATGCGGGCTATCTGGCGAGGCGCCGTCTCGTTCGGGCTGGTCTCCATCGGGGTACGGGTCTATTCCGCCACCGAGGAGAAGGACATTCGCTTCCACCAGGTGCACCGCACCGACGGCGGCCGGATCAAGTACAAGCGCACCTGCTCGATCGACGGCGAGGAGGTCAGCTACGACGACATCGCCAAGGGCTACGACATCGGCGGCGGCGAGATGGTCATCCTCACCGACGAGGACTTCGCCGAGCTGCCGCTGAGCACCTCGCACGCGATCGACGTGCTGGAGTTCGTACCGGCCGAGCAGGTCGATCCGATCCTCTACAACAAGGCGTACTTCCTGGAGCCGGACGGTGCGGCGGCGAAGCCGTACGTGCTGCTGCGGGACGCGCTGACCGACTCGGAGCGGGTGGCCATCGTGAAGGTGGCGCTGCGCCAGCGGGAACAGCTCGCCACGCTCCGGGTACGCGAGGGGGTGCTGCTGCTCAACACGATGCTCTGGCCGGACGAGATCCGCCGCCCCGACTTCGGGTTCCTGGACGAGGACATCTCGGTACGGCCACCGGAGCTGGCGATGGCGAGTTCCCTGATCGACTCGATGGCCGGGGAGTTCGAGCCGGACGTCTTCACCGACGACTACCGGGCCGCGCTCCAGGAGGTCATCGACGCGAAGGTCGAGGGCCGGGAGGTGGTGCAGCCGGAGGAGGTCGAGGAGGCGCCGGCCGCGGCGGTCGACCTGATGGCCGCGTTGCGGGCGTCGGTGGACCGGGCCCGCGCCGCCCGTGGCGAGGAGCCGGCCGGCGCCGGTGCCGGGAAGCCCACCCCGATCTCGTCGGCGAAGTCCGCCCAGAAGGCCGCGGCCTCGAAGAAGGCGGCGCCCGCGGCAAAGAAGGCGGCCAAGAAGGCGGCGGAGAAGTCCACCGGGGCCAAGAAGACCGGCACGACGACGAAGGCCACCGAGGCGAAGAAGACCGGCGCGGCCAAGAAGACCACCGAGGCCAAGAAGACCGCCGCGAAGAAGGCCCCCCGCAAGTCCGCCTGAGCCGCCCCGGGCGGCACGACGAGCGGGTACGGGTCGACCCGTACCCGGTGGTCGTGCCGCCGGGGCCCTCATGATCGTCAGTCGGCGGTCACCGCGCCCCGGCCGACGTCGGCGCTCGTGAGGAGAACGAGTTGCCGGGTCGCCCGGGTCATCGCGACGTAGCGGTCGACCGCTCCCTCGATCCCCTCGCCGAACGCCTCGGGATCGACGAGGACGACCAGATCGAACTCCATCCCCTTCGACAGCTCCGGGGTCAGCGACCGGACCCGGGGCGTCGCCCGGAAGGTGGGATCGCCGATGACACAGGCGATCCCCTCGGCGTGCGCGGCGAGCCAGGCGTCGAGGATCGGGCCCAGATCCGAAGCGGATCCGTGTACGACGGGTACGCCGCCGCTGCGGATCGAGATCGGCACGTTGGCGTCCGGAAGCACCGCCCGGATCACCGGCTCGGCTTCCGCCATGACCTCCTCCGGGGTCCGGTAGTTGATGCCCAGCGAGGCCAGGTTGATCCGGCCGAGTCCGATCCGTTCGAGCCGTTCCTGCCACGACTCCGTGAACCCGTGCCTGGCCTGGGCCCGGTCCCCGACGATGGTGAAGCTCCGGGACGGGCAGCGGAGCAGCAGCATCTGCCACTGCGCGTCGGTCAGTTCCTGAGCCTCGTCCACCACGATGTGCGCGAACGGGCCGGCGAGCGAGTCCGGGTCGGTACGGGCCAGTGCGGTCTCGTCGACCAGAGCGTCCCGCATGTCCTGCTGGCGCAGCATCGTCAGCAGACCCTCGCCGTCGTCGTAGACGTCGGCGTCGAGCAGGTCGTCGACGACCCTGGCCATCCGCTCGCGTTCGGCGGCGAGAACGGCGTCGTCCCGCCGCTTGCGCCGGGACGCCTCCGGATCGCCGAGCCGCTGCCGGGCCGCGTCCAGGAGCGGCAGGTCGGACACCGTCCAGGCTCGCGGGTCAGCGCGCCGCAGCTTCCGAACGTCGTCAGGGCTGAGCCAGGGAGCGCACCTGCGCAGGTAGGCGGGTACCGACCACAGGTCCGCGACCAGGTCGGCCGCCTCCAGCAGCGGCCAGGCGCGGTTGACGGCCGTGTGCAGCTCCCGGTTCCGAAGCAGCGACGTCCGGAGCTGGTCGGTCGGGACGTTGGCGTCGTGCCGGTCCATCAGGATCGTGAGCAGTGCCGTCAATATCTCGTCACGCGCCTCGTTGTGCGGAATGCCGGGCTCTGGCGCATCGAACGCCTCGGCCCAGTCGTCGGCGCTCAGCCAGATGCTGGACCAGGGGGTCGTGACCTTCATGCC
The nucleotide sequence above comes from Plantactinospora soyae. Encoded proteins:
- the ku gene encoding non-homologous end joining protein Ku, with translation MRAIWRGAVSFGLVSIGVRVYSATEEKDIRFHQVHRTDGGRIKYKRTCSIDGEEVSYDDIAKGYDIGGGEMVILTDEDFAELPLSTSHAIDVLEFVPAEQVDPILYNKAYFLEPDGAAAKPYVLLRDALTDSERVAIVKVALRQREQLATLRVREGVLLLNTMLWPDEIRRPDFGFLDEDISVRPPELAMASSLIDSMAGEFEPDVFTDDYRAALQEVIDAKVEGREVVQPEEVEEAPAAAVDLMAALRASVDRARAARGEEPAGAGAGKPTPISSAKSAQKAAASKKAAPAAKKAAKKAAEKSTGAKKTGTTTKATEAKKTGAAKKTTEAKKTAAKKAPRKSA
- the helR gene encoding RNA polymerase recycling motor ATPase HelR — translated: MNSRTASVFDLPDSLLAKADPTLIADDEQHFAAIAESLERTIADLSDRLDTARRAPGGKGRQAVDRDQEVRRLTARLRALRRFGLDLCLGHMVPAGDSEPVYIGRQGLVDSEGRRLLLDWRSPAAEPFFGATHATPMGLTSRRRYRWTRGRISDYWDEVFTSEGLEGHAALDDQSAFIASLGGSRSPRMRDVLSTIQADQDAIIRAGSGGALVVDGGPGTGKTVVALHRTAYLLYSDPRLHHRRGGVLFVGPHQPYLAYVSDVLPSLGEEDVQTCTLRDLVAEGASATVETDPDVARLKSSADLVKAIEAAVRFYEEPPTEGMKVTTPWSSIWLSADDWAEAFDAPEPGIPHNEARDEILTALLTILMDRHDANVPTDQLRTSLLRNRELHTAVNRAWPLLEAADLVADLWSVPAYLRRCAPWLSPDDVRKLRRADPRAWTVSDLPLLDAARQRLGDPEASRRKRRDDAVLAAERERMARVVDDLLDADVYDDGEGLLTMLRQQDMRDALVDETALARTDPDSLAGPFAHIVVDEAQELTDAQWQMLLLRCPSRSFTIVGDRAQARHGFTESWQERLERIGLGRINLASLGINYRTPEEVMAEAEPVIRAVLPDANVPISIRSGGVPVVHGSASDLGPILDAWLAAHAEGIACVIGDPTFRATPRVRSLTPELSKGMEFDLVVLVDPEAFGEGIEGAVDRYVAMTRATRQLVLLTSADVGRGAVTAD